DNA sequence from the Amycolatopsis sp. Hca4 genome:
CGCTGCTCCATCAGCTCCAGCAGGTCGTCCTCCAGCGCGCCCTGGCGGCGCTCCAGCGACTGCAGCTCGTGCTCGATGTCGGTCATCTGCTTGGAGTTGACCGAGCCGGACGCCAGGAGCTTGCGGTCGCGGTCCTCGCGGGCGCGCACCGACTCGATCTCCTTCTCCTGCCGGGCGATCTCGCGGTCGAGGTCGGAGGCGGCGGTCTCGACCGACACGAGCGCGTCGCGGCGCTCGCGGACGGTCTTCTCCCCCGCGTCGATCTCGGCCAGCTCGGGCAGGGTGCGGCGGCGGTGCGCGGTGCGCGAGAGCTCGGCGTCCACCTTGGCGAGCTCGAGCAACTGGCGCTGCACGGCGGGTTCGGCCTTCACGGTGCTCCTCTAAATCGATGTGCGCTCGGCGCGGACGGTCCACGGGTCGGTGCACCGCGTGGAGACGCAAGTGTCGACGTTACCCGCAAACGCCTCCGCCACGACCGCCGAGGCTTGCCCGCACCAGGGCCATTCGCTGGCCCAGTGGGTCAGCCCGACCAGCGCGGGCACCGGGCCCCGGCCGGCCAGGTGCTCGCCGGCGGGGTGATGCCGCAGGTCGGCGGTGACGTAGGCGTCGACGCCGGCCGCGGTGGCCTGCTTCAGGTAGGAGTCCCCGGCCCCGCCGGAGACGGCCACGGTGCGGATCGGCCGGTCCGCATCGCCCGCGCCGAGCACGCCGGGCGCGGTCGCGGGCAGGGCGTCGGCGACGCGCTGTACGAACACCGCGAACGGCTCGGGCTCGGGCAGTTCGCCGATGCGGCCGAGGCCGGTGACGCCGTCGGCCTTCGGTTCGAGCGGGCCGGTGACGCGCAGCCCGATGGCCTGGGCGAGGGCATCCGAGACCCCGGGGTCGGCGGAGTCGGCGTTGGTGTGCGCGCAGTAGAGGGCGATGCCCTCGCGGATCATCCGGTGGACCAGCGAGCCCTTGGCGGTGTCGGCAGGCACGCCGTGCACCCCGCGCAGCAGCAGCGGGTGGTGCGCGACGATCAGCTGCGCGCCGATCTCGACGGCTTCGTCGACGGTCTCGGCGACGGGGTCGACGCAGAACAGCACGCTGTCCACCGGCTCGGCCGGGTCGCCGCAGACGAGGCCGACGGCGTCCCAGGACTCGGCGAGCTCGGGCGGGTACGCCCGTTCCAGCACGGAAATGACTTCGGAGATGGCGGGCACCCGGAGATTTTGGCATGTACCGTCCGGGACCATGCGCCTTCGGTCCTTGCTCGTCACGGTGACGGCGGTGCTCGCCGCTTCCGCGCTCTTCGCAGCCCCGGCTCCGGCGTCGGAGTCGTCGGTGGAATCGTCGGTCGGATCGTCACTGTGGCGGCTCACGGACCTGGCGGCGCAGCGCGTCGCGATCGCCGACCAGGTGGCGGCGGCGAAGTACGGCACGCCGTCGCCGATCGACGACCCGGTGCGGGAGCAGCAGATCTACGACTCGGTGGCGTCGCGGGCGCCCGGCCTCGGCCTCGACCCGGCGGACGCGGTCCGGTTCTTCCGCGCCCAGATCGAGGCGAACAAGCTGGTGCAGCGCGGCCTGTACGCCCGCTGGGACGCGCACCCGGCGGAGGCGCCGACGACCCGCCCCGACCTCGGGCAGATCCGCCCGGTGATCGACGGGCTCAACACGGGCCTGCTCACCGAGCTGGCGGCGACGGTGCCGGCGCGGGCGGCGCGCTCGTGCCCGGTCCGGCAGCTGGTGACGGCGGCCGTCGTGGACGGCTTCCACCGGTTCGACACCCTGCATGCGCGCGCTCTGGGCGAAGCGACTTCGGCGACCTGTTCGGCTTAGGGGCGCCCCGGCGGCTGCGGGCCGCCGCGGCGCCCGGGTGGGTCAGTTGCAGTTGCCGCAGCAGCCGCAGCCCTGACCGGTGCACTTCGAGCAGCACCCGTGCATGATCGCTCTCCTTCCGGTTCGCGTCCTCGCCCGATCGACGCTAAGTGGGCGCCGCGGGGCGCGGATACCGCCGAGCGGGCGGGTGACCGGGTGAACCCGGTGGTTACGCAGGGGGCCGTGGCGGGCGGTCGTTACGCTCGGGACGTGACGCACATCGTCTTCGTCTGCTCCGGCAACATCTGCCGCTCCCCGATGGCCGAGCTGGTGTTCCGGGCCAAGCTCGCCGACGCCGGTCTCGCCGACGCCGTCCGCGTCAGCAGCGCCGGCACCGGCCCCTGGCACGCCGGGGAGCCCGCCGACAAGCGAGCCCGCGCGACGCTGAAGGCGCACGGCTACCCCACCGCGCACGTCGCGTCCGAGGTGTCCGACGAAGACCTCGCCGCCGACCTGCTGCTCGCCGCGGACGAAGGCCACCTCGAGTTCCTGCGGTCGCGGGTCGGCGACCCGGCGAAGGTGCGGCTGCTGCGGTCGTTCGACCCGTCGGCGCCCGAAGGTGCCGAGGTCCCGGATCCCTACTACGGCGGCGACGACGGCTTCGAAGACGTCCTCGGCATGGTCGAGCGCGCGGTGCCCGGTTTGCTGGATTGGGTGCGTTCGCGGAGCTAGACGTCACAGCCCGCGACGGACGGCGAGCGGCACGGGCTACCGTGGTGGGGTGCGGTTGCGGTTCCTCCTCCGGCCCGGGTGGCTGGCGCTGACGGCGGTGGTCTTCACCTTCGCCGTCTGCTGCTTCACGCTGCTCTCGCCGTGGCAGTTCAGCCGTAACGCCGAGCGCGAGCAGCAGAACGCCGCGCTGGAGACGTCGTTCACCGCCGCGCCGGTGCCGCTCGCGCAGCTGCTGCCGCCGGGGACCGCGCCCGGTCAGCGCACCGAATGGCACCTCGTCTCGATCACCGGCCAGTACCTGCCGGACAAGGAGGTCGTCGCGCGGCTGCGGACGGTCCAGGGCGAGGGCGCGTTCGAGGTGCTCACGCCGATGCGGACCACCGACGGCACCATCGTGCTGGTCGACCGCGGCTACGTCCGGCTGGACAGCAAGTCGGCCGCGCTGCCGTTCGCCCCGCCGCCGCCCGGGACGGTCACGGTGACGGCACGGGTGCGCGCCGACGAGACGGACCCGAAGAACCGCGACGCGTTCGCCGACGCGTCGACCGGCGGGCGGCTGCAGAGCTACGTCGTCGACTCCCGGGTGGTGGGGCGCGCGGGCGGGCTCGACATCCGGCCGGGGTACTTCCAGCTCGACGTCGGCCAGCCCGGGGTGCTCGGCGCGCTGCCGCTGCCGCAGACGGACTCGGGGCCGTTCCTGTCGTACGCGCTGCAGTGGATCGCCTTCGGCGCGATGGCGCTGCTCGGCTGGCTGTACTTCACGGTCCGCGAGCTGAAGCCGGGCGGGGCGCTGGACGCGTCCTCGGCAGCTTCTTCGCGGCGGAAGTCGGTCGCGGAGATCCTCGCCGAGGACGAACTCGCCGAAAGTGGCCATCAGAAGTAGGCCGGAAATGGCCCTCTGGCGAGGCCACTTGGCTGCTGGATACTCGGGCCATGCTGATCCACCCGTGGGACGCGGCCACCGCCGACGAGTGGCGGGCGTGGCTGTCCGGGCACGACTTCGGCCAGCTGATCGCCGGCGGCCGCGGCCGTGACCTGCCGGTGGTGACGCCGGCGCACTTCGCCTTCGACGGCGACCGCACGATCGTCACGCACCTGGCCCGGCCGAACCCGATCTGGCCATTGCTGGAGGAGCACCCGCGGGCGCTGCTGACGGTGGTCGGCGACTACACGTACGTCCGGGCGGACTGGAACGCGAGCGGGGATCCGGCGTTCGGCGTGCCGACGTCGTACTACGCGACGGTGCAGTTCGAGGGGGACGTCCGGCTGGTCGACGACGCGGCGGAGAAGGCGGCGCTGCTGGACCGGCAGCTGCGGCACTTCGAGCCCGACGGTTCGCGGGCGCCGGTGAGCGCGGCGGCGGAGTCCCCGGACCGGCGGCTGCTGCCGGGGATCCGGGGCATCGAATTCACGGTGACCGCGGTGCGGGCGAAGTTCAAGTTCGGCGGGAACCGGACGGCGGAGGAGCGGGAGCGGATCGGGGTCCGGCTGGCCGAGCGCGACGGGCCGCTGGACGCGGAGGCGCTGGCGCAGCTGCGCCGCCGCGGCTGAGGAACCGGCCGCGGCGTGCGCTGTCAGCCGCCGCAGCCCGGGACCGGCAGCACGTCCAGGAAGCCGTGGATGGTCTCGCCGGTGGTGTGGTCCAGCGCGTCGGCGGTCATGTGCTGGGTGACGCCGGGCTGGTTGGCGGTCGGGTGCTGCTCCCGGATGCCCGTGGTCGTCGAGACGTCGTCGCCGGTGAAGAAGACCTTGCCGTTGTCGGCGAAGGCGATGCTCCAGGTCTGGCCGGCGACGTTCGTGTGGATCTCGAACTCCTCCCCCACGACGAACGACCCGCCGGGGCCGTCGTCGTCGTGCTTGGACTTCAGCGTGAACGACGTGCCCAGGCTGCCGAAGCCGTCCTGCTCGTAGGTGGGGCCGCAGCGCCGCTTGGCGTCGGCGGTCCCGGTCACGGTCAGGGTGAGCAGGCTCGCGGCGGCCACGGCGGCCGCAATGTGCTTGTACCGCAAGAGTTCCTCCCAGTTCGGCGAAGCGTTGCCTACGCTGGTCGATACGGGGAGGGGTTACACGTCAGCCGCGCCGGAAGCCGGTCAGCACGGCCACCACCACCGAGGTCGCGCCCGCCAGCCAGCCGACCACGCGGGACAGCTCCACCGCGCGCGTCACGTGTCCTGCGTCCGGGTTGCGGCCCACGCCCAGCACCGGCAGCTCGAGGATCCCGTGCGGGTACACCGTCCGCCCGCCGACCCGGATCTCCAGTGCGCCCGCGAAGGCCGCCTCGACGCGGCCCGCGTTCGGGCTCGGGTGGGCGATCGTGTCGCGCCGCCAGGCCCGCCAGGCGCCGCCCGCCGAGCCGCCGACCACCGGGGCCGCCAGCACCGTCAACGCCGCCGCCACGCGGGTCGGCACCAGGTGGACCAGCTCGTCCGCGCGGTCCACCGCCCAGTGACCGCGGCGGCCGATCCGCGCCCGGCGCAGCAGGCTCACCGCCCGCGCTCCCAGCAGCCCCGGCACACCCGCCAGCGCGCCCCACACCAGCGGGGCCACCACCGCGTCGGACGTGTTCTCCGCGAGCGTCTCCACCGAGGCGCGGGACAGCGCGATCGCGCCGAGGCCGTCCGCCACCCGGGGGTCCAGTTCGGACAGGGTCGCCCTGGCCGGCTCGAACCGGCATTCCTCGAGGTCGCGGGCCAGTTCCGTGCCCTGCTGGGCCAGGCCGGCCGCGCCGAGGACCGCCCAGGTCGTCACCGCCGTCGCCGTGGCCTGCAGCAGCGGACGGCCCCGGCTCGCCCGCTCCAGCAGCGCGCCGCCGGCCACGGCGGCCGCCGTGACCAGGGCACCCGAGCGGGGCGGGAGCCGGCGGAACGCCGTCACGGGGAGCCGACGGCGGGCGTCGCCGAGGGCGCCGTCGGCCGCCACACCCAACACCAGTCCGATCGCGCGCGCCGCGCTCACCCGTGCCCCCCGGCCGCAGAAAACTCCAGTACCCGAGGAGGTTACTCGCCCCGGGAAGCCGCCTCGCCGCGCGTCCGGAAGTGCCCTCTTCATGGCTCCTGACCAGGGCGCACCCGGACGACGAAACCCCCGCTCACCCCCCGCTGACCAACGCGGCAATCTCCTCCCGCGCCTGGACGACGATGTCCCGCATCGCCCGCTCCGCCCGGTCCGCGGCCCCGGCCGCCACCGCCGCGGCCACCTCCGCGTGCAGCGCCACCGCCTCCGGCTGCGGCTCCGGCGGCATCAGCCCGTGCCCGGTCCGGCCGGTGAGCACCTCCGCC
Encoded proteins:
- a CDS encoding zinc ribbon domain-containing protein, whose protein sequence is MKAEPAVQRQLLELAKVDAELSRTAHRRRTLPELAEIDAGEKTVRERRDALVSVETAASDLDREIARQEKEIESVRAREDRDRKLLASGSVNSKQMTDIEHELQSLERRQGALEDDLLELMEQREALGLDAQRTGAEVDKAEAEVAAAITRRDEAFKDLDTTRARRTEDREKLVPRFPEPLLKLYERVREHKGIGAALLRARRCGACQLELDRNTVSEIKAAPEDEVIQCENCGAILVRTLESGL
- a CDS encoding Nif3-like dinuclear metal center hexameric protein, with the translated sequence MPAISEVISVLERAYPPELAESWDAVGLVCGDPAEPVDSVLFCVDPVAETVDEAVEIGAQLIVAHHPLLLRGVHGVPADTAKGSLVHRMIREGIALYCAHTNADSADPGVSDALAQAIGLRVTGPLEPKADGVTGLGRIGELPEPEPFAVFVQRVADALPATAPGVLGAGDADRPIRTVAVSGGAGDSYLKQATAAGVDAYVTADLRHHPAGEHLAGRGPVPALVGLTHWASEWPWCGQASAVVAEAFAGNVDTCVSTRCTDPWTVRAERTSI
- a CDS encoding chorismate mutase produces the protein MRLRSLLVTVTAVLAASALFAAPAPASESSVESSVGSSLWRLTDLAAQRVAIADQVAAAKYGTPSPIDDPVREQQIYDSVASRAPGLGLDPADAVRFFRAQIEANKLVQRGLYARWDAHPAEAPTTRPDLGQIRPVIDGLNTGLLTELAATVPARAARSCPVRQLVTAAVVDGFHRFDTLHARALGEATSATCSA
- a CDS encoding low molecular weight protein-tyrosine-phosphatase, whose product is MTHIVFVCSGNICRSPMAELVFRAKLADAGLADAVRVSSAGTGPWHAGEPADKRARATLKAHGYPTAHVASEVSDEDLAADLLLAADEGHLEFLRSRVGDPAKVRLLRSFDPSAPEGAEVPDPYYGGDDGFEDVLGMVERAVPGLLDWVRSRS
- a CDS encoding SURF1 family protein, which gives rise to MRLRFLLRPGWLALTAVVFTFAVCCFTLLSPWQFSRNAEREQQNAALETSFTAAPVPLAQLLPPGTAPGQRTEWHLVSITGQYLPDKEVVARLRTVQGEGAFEVLTPMRTTDGTIVLVDRGYVRLDSKSAALPFAPPPPGTVTVTARVRADETDPKNRDAFADASTGGRLQSYVVDSRVVGRAGGLDIRPGYFQLDVGQPGVLGALPLPQTDSGPFLSYALQWIAFGAMALLGWLYFTVRELKPGGALDASSAASSRRKSVAEILAEDELAESGHQK
- a CDS encoding FMN-binding negative transcriptional regulator, coding for MLIHPWDAATADEWRAWLSGHDFGQLIAGGRGRDLPVVTPAHFAFDGDRTIVTHLARPNPIWPLLEEHPRALLTVVGDYTYVRADWNASGDPAFGVPTSYYATVQFEGDVRLVDDAAEKAALLDRQLRHFEPDGSRAPVSAAAESPDRRLLPGIRGIEFTVTAVRAKFKFGGNRTAEERERIGVRLAERDGPLDAEALAQLRRRG
- a CDS encoding cobalamin biosynthesis protein; this translates as MSAARAIGLVLGVAADGALGDARRRLPVTAFRRLPPRSGALVTAAAVAGGALLERASRGRPLLQATATAVTTWAVLGAAGLAQQGTELARDLEECRFEPARATLSELDPRVADGLGAIALSRASVETLAENTSDAVVAPLVWGALAGVPGLLGARAVSLLRRARIGRRGHWAVDRADELVHLVPTRVAAALTVLAAPVVGGSAGGAWRAWRRDTIAHPSPNAGRVEAAFAGALEIRVGGRTVYPHGILELPVLGVGRNPDAGHVTRAVELSRVVGWLAGATSVVVAVLTGFRRG